The Chryseobacterium wanjuense genome includes a window with the following:
- the tssD gene encoding type VI secretion system tube protein TssD: MAANSRGILKFNGGEAQKLLKLNYSVSRSTDVSGRVASDPSNAIIKLTVEATEKSDILESLLNGKYKPTTGEITFNKSHEEGTLITLTWENGYVIQHEVDFDAVDENSMLISFIVSAETIDYGNSKYEGLWPGAK, from the coding sequence ATGGCAGCAAATTCAAGAGGAATCTTAAAATTCAACGGAGGCGAAGCTCAAAAATTATTAAAACTAAACTACAGCGTTTCAAGATCTACGGACGTTTCTGGTAGAGTAGCTTCAGACCCTTCCAACGCAATCATTAAGCTTACAGTGGAAGCAACTGAAAAATCTGACATCCTTGAAAGCTTACTAAACGGAAAATACAAGCCTACAACAGGTGAAATCACTTTCAACAAATCTCACGAAGAAGGTACTTTGATTACCCTTACATGGGAAAACGGATATGTAATCCAGCACGAAGTTGATTTTGACGCGGTAGACGAAAACAGTATGTTGATCAGTTTCATCGTAAGCGCAGAAACAATCGACTACGGAAATTCGAAATACGAAGGTCTATGGCCGGGAGCTAAGTAA
- a CDS encoding tetratricopeptide repeat protein, producing the protein MNPVDLELVKLKRQWQNVVSKNGEKPMLICLGEKHETDLFDGFIKSRLSEDYDGEDVFLVHYQEFNGMDSFGQALFDEWKEYYEMLEKSEKNIPQWELNISDEKFKTDAYKAFFPLLELKKNFPNIQNSKIFLYIAPVRINDSKELSIWVKEWCEICEKSGNQDIKLVWAEHHSYKTLPENASAHSFRVEVDIHQLMQNTAAHTNRKKNSADTDFQQQILTASNHLSKGRFKEAEFALKTAVKLAKEQKNKQGEISAYFMLTQAYIADKKKERAEDTYRTIFEEVEPDTPLEVQMYMNYGSYLLGNSKKSRAEKAFEKAAEVAQKIGEYAMAIECYKIIGTLNDTVLTKDKMIEYFEKCMDIAKLMEPSTRESSSLKFVASMLFIKYEGDNDKKTVLDNEMKNYFGDDWKVSVEKPKYS; encoded by the coding sequence ATGAATCCTGTAGATCTGGAGTTGGTAAAATTAAAAAGACAGTGGCAGAACGTCGTTTCCAAAAACGGGGAAAAGCCGATGTTGATCTGTTTGGGAGAAAAGCATGAGACCGATCTTTTTGACGGATTTATAAAATCAAGATTGTCTGAAGATTACGACGGTGAGGATGTTTTTTTAGTTCATTATCAGGAATTTAACGGGATGGATTCTTTCGGACAGGCATTATTTGATGAATGGAAAGAATATTATGAAATGCTCGAAAAAAGCGAAAAAAATATTCCGCAATGGGAATTGAATATTTCCGATGAAAAGTTTAAAACAGATGCCTACAAAGCATTTTTTCCTTTATTGGAATTAAAAAAGAATTTTCCTAATATTCAGAATTCGAAGATCTTTTTATACATCGCTCCGGTCAGAATTAATGACAGTAAAGAATTGTCCATCTGGGTAAAAGAATGGTGCGAAATCTGCGAAAAATCAGGAAATCAGGACATCAAACTGGTTTGGGCAGAGCATCATAGCTATAAAACTTTACCGGAAAATGCTTCGGCTCACAGCTTCAGGGTTGAAGTGGATATTCATCAGCTGATGCAGAACACCGCTGCGCATACGAATCGAAAGAAAAATAGTGCAGATACGGATTTTCAGCAGCAGATTCTTACGGCAAGCAATCATTTAAGCAAAGGAAGGTTCAAGGAAGCCGAATTTGCCTTAAAAACGGCCGTAAAATTAGCCAAAGAACAAAAAAACAAACAAGGCGAAATCTCTGCCTACTTCATGCTGACGCAGGCTTACATCGCCGATAAGAAGAAGGAAAGAGCAGAAGATACCTATCGAACCATATTTGAAGAGGTAGAACCGGATACTCCGTTGGAAGTTCAGATGTATATGAATTACGGGAGTTATTTATTAGGAAATTCAAAAAAATCAAGGGCGGAAAAAGCATTCGAAAAAGCGGCTGAAGTTGCACAGAAAATTGGAGAATATGCAATGGCCATCGAATGTTACAAAATTATCGGAACATTGAATGATACGGTTCTTACAAAAGATAAAATGATCGAGTATTTCGAAAAATGTATGGATATAGCAAAACTAATGGAGCCTTCCACAAGGGAATCAAGCAGTCTGAAATTTGTAGCATCCATGCTTTTTATTAAATATGAAGGAGACAACGACAAAAAAACAGTATTAGATAACGAAATGAAAAATTATTTTGGGGATGACTGGAAAGTAAGTGTTGAAAAGCCAAAATATAGTTAA
- a CDS encoding T6SS phospholipase effector Tle1-like catalytic domain-containing protein, with the protein MSIEYFVEGKAVMQTGGDNRTFAKEGISHNSTATVEQKGKDTGVSYNKAQTINPNDKPVNTIDVSLNLFFDGTQNNKTNTQLGGGFEEASSDKDDSYNNDFTNVARGYDTIDPNAQNQVTWYIEGIGTEDRKSDSVIGGVAQGIGSTGVVAKVAKGCKKGAEAIVDKLKNNLKPINVLTVNVFGFSRGAAAARHFIHVANSPALISYSRGKEILQVFPPEFINSDNLIIKDKDGSKLQFIMRYGYFGACLLAQDLEVKEIKFRFAGLYDTVASYGLNHRGGFGIDNDTKQLGLDAVGGGKVNFVLQLASDDEYRDNFDLTNIDSTGLYGLEFTLPGVHSDIGGSYGEGDQEISVLYCDYYDPYDNVNTHKECETFKKIVVDEGWYHENQLEIKYFTQKDVNYDRWWNKTSLYYGLVGKRKLSNKYDKIPLNQMFHYSKQHEVKYLEDLINENHKINDPFLSGIYSQLSSYMNACNQLRNKYVDDFKAGKKPSAAKYKQDIKAISYLGHISEEDLKKLRNQYLHWSVKANQIGLDAKPNDNAPKKRGALAAQYRKRNIQNG; encoded by the coding sequence ATGAGCATCGAGTATTTTGTAGAAGGAAAAGCAGTCATGCAGACGGGAGGAGATAACAGGACTTTTGCCAAAGAAGGCATCAGTCACAACAGTACTGCAACCGTTGAACAGAAAGGAAAAGATACGGGAGTGAGCTATAATAAGGCTCAAACTATTAATCCTAATGATAAGCCCGTCAATACAATAGATGTGAGTTTAAATCTATTTTTCGACGGTACACAAAATAATAAAACCAACACTCAGCTTGGCGGTGGTTTTGAAGAAGCCAGCAGCGATAAAGACGATAGCTACAACAACGATTTTACCAACGTAGCCCGTGGTTACGATACGATAGATCCGAACGCTCAAAACCAGGTAACATGGTATATTGAAGGCATCGGAACGGAAGACAGAAAAAGTGACAGTGTCATCGGAGGTGTTGCGCAGGGAATTGGAAGTACAGGTGTTGTGGCGAAAGTTGCCAAAGGTTGTAAAAAAGGCGCTGAAGCGATTGTTGATAAGCTTAAAAATAATTTAAAACCCATCAATGTCCTTACGGTAAACGTTTTCGGTTTCAGTCGTGGAGCCGCTGCAGCAAGGCATTTTATACACGTTGCCAATTCTCCCGCATTGATTTCATATTCGCGGGGAAAAGAGATTTTACAGGTTTTTCCTCCTGAATTTATTAATAGTGATAATCTGATCATTAAAGATAAAGACGGTTCTAAGTTGCAGTTTATCATGCGGTATGGTTATTTCGGGGCTTGCCTTCTGGCGCAGGATCTTGAGGTGAAGGAGATCAAATTCCGTTTTGCGGGATTGTACGATACGGTTGCGTCTTACGGACTCAATCACAGAGGTGGTTTCGGAATTGATAATGATACCAAACAATTGGGACTCGATGCAGTAGGAGGCGGAAAAGTGAATTTTGTGCTGCAGCTGGCTTCTGATGATGAATATAGGGATAATTTTGATTTAACGAATATCGACAGTACAGGCTTGTACGGCCTGGAATTCACCCTTCCCGGAGTACATTCCGATATCGGCGGTTCTTACGGTGAAGGCGATCAGGAAATTTCGGTTCTTTATTGCGATTATTACGACCCTTACGACAATGTAAATACCCACAAAGAATGTGAAACGTTCAAAAAAATTGTGGTGGATGAAGGTTGGTATCACGAAAATCAATTGGAAATCAAATATTTTACTCAAAAAGATGTTAATTATGACCGCTGGTGGAACAAAACTTCCCTATATTATGGTCTTGTAGGAAAAAGAAAACTTTCCAATAAATATGATAAAATTCCTTTAAACCAAATGTTTCACTACTCAAAACAGCATGAAGTGAAGTATCTGGAAGATTTAATTAATGAAAATCATAAAATAAACGATCCTTTTTTAAGCGGAATCTACAGTCAGCTATCCTCTTATATGAATGCCTGCAATCAACTTAGAAATAAATATGTTGATGATTTTAAAGCAGGGAAAAAGCCGTCTGCAGCGAAGTACAAGCAGGATATTAAGGCGATATCGTATTTGGGACATATTAGCGAAGAAGATTTAAAGAAATTAAGAAATCAATATCTCCACTGGTCGGTAAAAGCCAACCAGATCGGCCTCGATGCAAAGCCCAATGACAATGCACCGAAAAAAAGAGGCGCACTTGCCGCCCAATACCGTAAAAGAAATATACAGAATGGATAA
- a CDS encoding type VI secretion system Vgr family protein, translating to MFQDDNTPKIPSSAAKPSMTKQLGEMKEVAKNQALGKATEKIQQKTKGTVQKTTQKLAQAQAYTGVVQGASNMLMNQKLQPNSPTLVEDKVWSQQPTSKIHNAKAIPESQIQGINRVVKLDIVVEGKTVKHFKHFQLKQSATRHHEFSLMLAHDTLGSAENHNLEEAQNFLGKRITVIFKYKDVEDGPERSFVGVITEVGFSQEKGSLGNIVLTGSSPTVLLDAAPHIQSFGGGQEISLNSIADQVIKEGLGQGRFDFRVDAQHGNVSYSSQYEETHYNYLARMAEAYGEQFYYDGEVLHFGKLPPQEKPVKLTYGSSVNDVKIRMKAQHVNPSFYGYNSSKNEKLTTGSSKISHTSDIAKRAYEISEKTFTTPSLRVAPIKAASFMDVETSQKGTAGSKASDVFVTSGTTTVPFLYPGCIADIEMRKNDSNETSYFTKLMITEVNHEVDARGYYTGTFDAIASDTGFIPRPEFQTPKADSQFAKVISNTDPLNQGRVQVQFDWQNGSTTTEYIRVMTPDGGGSEKVSKNRGFMAIPEVGDQVVVNFAHQHPDRPFVMGGMFHGGVGGGGGAGNNIKSLSSKSGHTISLDDGGGMTVRDKDQNSVFLDGAGNISVDSKISITLTCGSSSIFLDKDGNIVIKGKEIMVQGDNIGVGGTASVGIGVGPEGGDPTSGIGIESTTLDVGTTTLSMGAKTEANLSSAKINIGGGSETNIVSGTVKLN from the coding sequence ATGTTTCAGGATGACAATACGCCAAAAATACCTTCCTCAGCAGCAAAACCTTCCATGACAAAACAATTGGGAGAAATGAAAGAGGTGGCAAAAAATCAGGCGCTCGGCAAGGCGACGGAAAAAATTCAGCAGAAAACAAAGGGAACTGTTCAGAAGACCACTCAAAAACTGGCTCAGGCTCAGGCTTACACCGGAGTTGTTCAGGGGGCTTCCAATATGCTGATGAATCAAAAATTACAGCCCAATTCGCCCACCTTGGTAGAAGACAAAGTCTGGTCACAGCAGCCGACTTCAAAAATACACAATGCAAAAGCAATTCCCGAAAGCCAGATTCAGGGCATCAACCGTGTCGTGAAGCTCGATATTGTGGTGGAAGGAAAAACGGTAAAGCATTTCAAACATTTTCAGTTAAAGCAAAGTGCAACCAGACATCATGAATTCAGCCTGATGTTGGCTCATGATACCCTGGGAAGCGCGGAAAATCATAACCTTGAGGAAGCACAGAACTTTCTGGGAAAAAGAATTACGGTTATTTTCAAATATAAAGACGTAGAAGACGGCCCTGAAAGAAGTTTCGTGGGCGTCATCACAGAAGTGGGTTTCAGCCAGGAAAAAGGAAGTCTTGGAAATATTGTGCTTACAGGATCGAGCCCGACAGTTCTCCTTGATGCCGCACCGCATATTCAGAGTTTTGGGGGCGGACAGGAAATCAGCTTAAACAGCATCGCAGATCAGGTCATCAAAGAAGGTCTCGGACAAGGCAGATTCGATTTCAGGGTCGATGCACAGCACGGAAATGTTTCCTACAGCTCTCAATACGAAGAAACGCATTACAATTATCTGGCAAGAATGGCGGAAGCGTATGGCGAACAGTTTTATTATGACGGTGAAGTGCTGCATTTCGGGAAACTTCCCCCTCAGGAAAAACCTGTGAAACTAACCTATGGAAGCAGTGTGAATGATGTTAAAATCAGGATGAAAGCACAACACGTTAATCCAAGTTTCTACGGCTACAACAGCAGTAAAAATGAAAAATTAACCACCGGAAGTTCAAAAATTTCCCATACTTCAGATATTGCAAAACGGGCATATGAAATTTCAGAAAAAACATTTACAACTCCTTCACTGAGAGTGGCACCCATCAAAGCCGCCTCTTTCATGGATGTGGAAACTTCTCAGAAAGGAACGGCCGGAAGTAAGGCTTCTGATGTTTTTGTCACTTCAGGAACAACGACGGTTCCGTTTTTATATCCGGGTTGTATCGCAGATATCGAAATGCGAAAAAATGACAGTAATGAAACGTCATATTTTACCAAATTAATGATCACGGAAGTGAATCACGAGGTGGATGCAAGAGGTTATTATACAGGGACTTTTGATGCGATTGCTTCTGATACGGGCTTCATCCCACGTCCTGAATTTCAGACTCCGAAAGCAGATTCTCAGTTTGCAAAGGTAATTTCAAACACAGATCCTTTAAATCAGGGGAGAGTTCAGGTGCAGTTTGACTGGCAAAACGGTTCTACCACAACGGAATACATTCGTGTAATGACTCCTGATGGCGGTGGAAGTGAAAAAGTAAGTAAAAATCGTGGTTTTATGGCGATTCCTGAAGTTGGCGACCAGGTTGTCGTGAATTTCGCGCATCAGCATCCCGACAGACCTTTCGTAATGGGAGGTATGTTCCACGGCGGTGTTGGCGGTGGCGGCGGAGCCGGAAATAATATTAAAAGTTTAAGCAGCAAAAGCGGTCATACCATCAGTCTCGACGACGGTGGAGGAATGACTGTAAGAGATAAAGATCAAAATTCTGTTTTTCTTGACGGAGCCGGAAATATCAGTGTAGACAGTAAGATTTCAATCACATTGACTTGCGGAAGCAGCTCGATTTTCCTTGATAAAGATGGAAATATCGTGATTAAAGGTAAAGAAATCATGGTTCAGGGTGATAATATCGGTGTTGGCGGTACAGCCAGTGTAGGAATAGGTGTTGGTCCGGAAGGTGGAGATCCTACCTCAGGAATCGGTATTGAATCGACGACTTTGGATGTCGGAACAACCACACTTTCAATGGGAGCCAAAACCGAAGCAAATCTCAGCAGTGCAAAAATTAACATCGGAGGGGGAAGCGAAACCAATATCGTAAGCGGAACCGTGAAATTGAATTAA
- a CDS encoding type VI secretion system Vgr family protein: MKTESQNILKNPSFRPAQNADGISENHHTGINRLVKLSLVIEGKVIKYYKHFKLTQSSRRHHEFSVTLAHDALGDRQTHTLEEANKFLGKRLTAVISYKDIENSPERTFVGVITGVGFSQEKMSLGNIVLTGYSPTILLDGAPHVQSFGGGSPVNMGIIANEVIKQGIDSSRFDVRVDTNDYSQIIYSSQYDETHYNYLARMAEAYGEQFYYDGEVLHFGKLPPQNKPIKLTYGSSANDIKVELKAVHTKPQFYGYNSSKNEKLTSGETPVQHVSDLAKTAYAHNEKIYKTPALQVAPIKASTHLDVEYSQKSTSGSQAVNVFSLSGNTTVPFLHPGCVVDVQMRKPDTNESSYFTRIMVTESTHEIDTIGHYTGSFEGIASDTGFLPKPEFKTPKAEPQIATVISNTDPEGQGRVQVRFDWQTNDTTHFIRMMSPDAGGTDQITQNRGYVAIPEVGDQVMVNFVHSHPDRPFVMGGMFHGGVGLGGGVDNRVKSIQTRSGHRVVFTEDESIIITDKSGNEIHLDTTGSNITITAPETMTLNCKNMNINVGENMTTNVGMNKADTIMANHTESVGSMKYLTTGADFMTNVVGKMSHYVKGDMEVYGEKEHKLTSLKGVEVSSQGKVEHHAEKEVQNNSGEKSKNH; the protein is encoded by the coding sequence ATGAAAACAGAATCACAAAATATACTGAAAAACCCTTCGTTCCGTCCCGCTCAGAATGCCGACGGAATTTCGGAGAACCATCATACGGGAATCAACAGACTCGTGAAACTTTCTTTGGTGATCGAAGGTAAAGTAATCAAGTATTACAAACATTTTAAGCTGACACAAAGCTCAAGACGACATCATGAATTCAGCGTTACGTTAGCTCATGATGCATTGGGAGACCGGCAAACCCACACGCTGGAAGAAGCCAATAAGTTTCTCGGAAAACGTCTTACGGCGGTCATTTCATATAAAGACATCGAAAATAGTCCCGAAAGAACTTTTGTGGGAGTCATCACAGGCGTAGGATTCAGCCAGGAAAAGATGAGCCTTGGGAATATTGTTTTAACAGGTTACAGCCCGACAATTTTATTGGATGGGGCACCGCACGTTCAGAGTTTCGGGGGTGGATCACCGGTGAATATGGGAATTATCGCCAATGAAGTCATTAAACAAGGCATTGATTCCAGCCGTTTTGATGTAAGAGTTGATACCAACGATTATTCCCAGATTATTTATAGCAGTCAGTACGACGAGACGCATTACAATTATTTGGCAAGAATGGCTGAAGCGTATGGCGAACAGTTTTATTATGACGGTGAAGTCTTACATTTCGGAAAGCTTCCGCCTCAGAATAAACCGATAAAATTAACCTACGGAAGCAGCGCCAATGATATTAAGGTTGAATTAAAAGCTGTTCACACAAAACCTCAGTTTTACGGCTACAACAGCAGTAAAAATGAAAAGCTGACATCCGGTGAAACTCCTGTTCAGCATGTGAGCGATCTGGCCAAAACAGCATATGCACACAACGAAAAAATTTATAAAACACCGGCTTTACAGGTAGCTCCGATTAAAGCATCAACCCATCTCGATGTAGAATATTCTCAAAAAAGCACGTCTGGAAGTCAGGCTGTCAATGTATTTTCTTTATCGGGAAATACCACGGTTCCGTTTTTACATCCGGGTTGCGTGGTAGATGTTCAGATGCGTAAACCGGATACGAATGAATCTTCTTATTTCACAAGAATCATGGTAACGGAATCGACCCATGAAATTGATACGATCGGCCATTACACCGGAAGTTTTGAAGGTATTGCTTCAGACACCGGATTTTTGCCGAAACCTGAATTTAAAACTCCTAAAGCTGAACCGCAGATTGCAACGGTAATTTCCAATACAGATCCGGAAGGTCAGGGAAGAGTACAGGTAAGATTCGACTGGCAGACCAATGATACAACACATTTCATCAGAATGATGAGTCCCGATGCGGGAGGAACCGATCAGATCACTCAAAACAGAGGATATGTGGCGATTCCGGAAGTGGGAGATCAGGTGATGGTGAATTTTGTTCACAGCCATCCCGACAGACCTTTTGTAATGGGAGGAATGTTTCATGGCGGAGTCGGACTTGGCGGCGGAGTGGATAACAGGGTGAAATCTATTCAGACAAGAAGCGGTCACAGAGTGGTGTTTACAGAAGATGAAAGCATCATCATCACCGATAAATCAGGAAACGAAATTCATTTGGATACAACCGGAAGCAATATTACAATTACCGCCCCGGAAACCATGACTTTAAACTGCAAAAATATGAATATCAACGTTGGTGAAAACATGACCACCAATGTCGGAATGAATAAAGCAGACACCATTATGGCCAATCATACGGAAAGTGTAGGTTCAATGAAATATTTAACGACAGGTGCAGATTTCATGACCAATGTTGTCGGAAAAATGAGCCATTACGTAAAAGGAGATATGGAAGTGTATGGTGAAAAGGAACATAAATTAACCAGCCTTAAAGGGGTCGAAGTAAGCAGCCAGGGAAAGGTGGAACATCACGCAGAAAAAGAAGTTCAGAATAATAGTGGCGAGAAATCTAAAAATCACTAA
- a CDS encoding lytic transglycosylase domain-containing protein encodes MKPNYKNILQVLVVFLFSNVMNAQFLSASDTSGSSVKKYKNIINANKDIVDFIEYSLAEKGLPRHLRNLALIESHFDRNITSGAGAVGVWQFMTAHANQYGLTEQNRTDLYKSTKTAVTSLTNLYKKYNNWVTVVAAYNCGEGNIAKAMQAAGSSQYHVFYKYLPTETINHVKKYLNACYATGELQNVLSNYNSSRMNTVFFVNGGSKKNNEQLAETDINAGFNLNIIADELDVEVDKLLSWNPGITEELQQKGESTLYLPTDLMPDFLLRKNKILSRSIKEGNTLTTKQ; translated from the coding sequence ATGAAACCAAATTACAAGAATATTTTACAGGTATTGGTCGTGTTTTTGTTTTCAAATGTAATGAATGCACAATTTCTTTCTGCCTCCGATACTTCGGGAAGCAGTGTGAAGAAATACAAAAATATTATTAATGCCAATAAAGATATTGTTGATTTTATTGAGTATTCTTTAGCCGAAAAAGGATTACCGAGACATCTGAGAAATCTGGCGCTTATAGAATCTCATTTTGACAGAAACATTACTTCCGGAGCCGGAGCTGTAGGTGTTTGGCAGTTTATGACTGCTCATGCCAATCAATACGGACTCACGGAACAAAACAGAACGGATTTATATAAAAGTACCAAAACGGCCGTAACTTCCTTAACCAATCTTTACAAAAAATACAACAATTGGGTAACGGTAGTGGCAGCCTATAACTGCGGGGAAGGAAATATCGCCAAAGCAATGCAGGCAGCGGGTTCTTCACAATATCATGTTTTTTATAAATATCTTCCGACAGAAACGATTAATCATGTTAAAAAATATCTTAACGCCTGCTATGCAACGGGAGAACTGCAAAATGTTTTAAGCAACTACAATTCTTCGAGGATGAACACTGTTTTCTTTGTGAATGGTGGAAGCAAAAAGAATAACGAGCAATTGGCAGAGACGGATATCAATGCAGGTTTTAATTTAAATATCATTGCAGACGAACTCGACGTGGAAGTCGACAAGCTGCTCTCCTGGAATCCCGGAATTACCGAAGAGCTTCAGCAGAAAGGGGAAAGTACATTATATCTTCCGACAGATTTAATGCCTGATTTTTTATTAAGGAAAAACAAAATACTTTCAAGATCAATAAAAGAAGGAAACACTTTAACTACCAAACAATAA
- a CDS encoding DUF2931 family protein — translation MKEEKLPEFNVEISSPNNDMIVTPVEDKIITLEGIPATLPYGSSSGTWGTSGKGWTEQHGTPIGADITYFSRYEDTFYHLKADFPVDKIKEYMQRAYAQREASLYDKPLEEYKNLGRNERYSNAENPYNSFTTLVFGFAPKGMVVVWLRFRAVQIELGKFQAEVIKDDKALEQKFFSKLSVTREEMKKNRFMDVKPKEWDDYRRKYSWKPLFTSENKALKLFESNISYYNGEEEVILRPWIDKIPIKERAIPKELNFTWETAKDEQYIGRAFFNWLETDDQFENAGENFNVEFKIAPDNKSFEVLVGGYPIKIDSTRIFKTEREFHDSYK, via the coding sequence ATGAAAGAAGAAAAACTGCCAGAATTCAATGTAGAAATCAGTAGCCCAAACAATGATATGATCGTTACTCCTGTCGAGGACAAAATCATCACATTGGAAGGCATTCCCGCAACTCTGCCTTACGGAAGTTCATCGGGAACATGGGGAACTTCGGGCAAAGGCTGGACCGAACAGCACGGAACGCCCATTGGTGCAGATATTACCTATTTTTCGAGGTATGAAGATACTTTTTATCACCTGAAAGCAGATTTTCCGGTAGATAAAATTAAAGAATATATGCAGCGTGCCTACGCTCAGAGGGAAGCTTCTCTGTACGATAAACCGTTGGAAGAATATAAAAACCTCGGAAGAAATGAAAGGTACAGCAATGCAGAAAATCCCTACAATAGCTTTACAACGCTCGTTTTCGGTTTTGCTCCGAAAGGGATGGTGGTGGTTTGGCTGAGGTTTCGGGCCGTTCAGATCGAGTTGGGAAAATTTCAGGCTGAAGTCATAAAAGATGATAAAGCATTAGAACAAAAATTTTTCTCAAAATTATCTGTTACGCGTGAAGAAATGAAGAAGAACAGGTTTATGGATGTAAAACCAAAAGAGTGGGACGATTACAGGCGAAAATATTCATGGAAGCCATTGTTTACTTCTGAAAATAAAGCATTAAAATTATTCGAATCCAATATCAGCTATTACAACGGGGAAGAAGAGGTCATTTTGCGCCCGTGGATCGATAAAATTCCCATAAAAGAAAGAGCTATCCCGAAAGAATTGAATTTCACCTGGGAAACCGCAAAAGATGAACAATACATAGGAAGAGCTTTTTTCAACTGGCTGGAAACGGATGACCAGTTTGAAAATGCCGGCGAAAATTTCAATGTTGAGTTTAAAATCGCTCCTGATAATAAGAGTTTCGAAGTATTGGTAGGAGGATATCCGATAAAAATTGACAGCACAAGGATTTTTAAAACCGAAAGAGAGTTTCATGATTCTTATAAATAA